A stretch of Polypterus senegalus isolate Bchr_013 chromosome 3, ASM1683550v1, whole genome shotgun sequence DNA encodes these proteins:
- the LOC120526126 gene encoding uncharacterized protein LOC120526126 isoform X1 produces MTEPTGLTKEDMRECHETIIFLIPTCQILAVITVLFWVYVQCAIFQKFLGVMCSLVLTIIMICLPDFELIIIMLVLEIIGIVLFLLWKLNTHHTWPTNLKQPLISKGLWSYSRQVTIETQNIDRTLNSGSKFLEKLSTQLSNKGINLSTKKAEMFSSNMLMVFCPVVSRIGTDIKAALEGIPTEKRVILVVMHHTPNPKLVISDSRTYVDKPNILETVDCLFHEQNGFYDCNTNVQAIQSVSGALEKVSGECPLKG; encoded by the exons ATCATTTTTCTCATCCCCACATGTCAG attttggcAGTCATTACTGTTCTCTTTTGg gTGTATGTACAGTGTGCCATTTTCCAG AAATTTCTCGGAGTCATGTGTTCTCTG gtCCTTACAATAATCATGATATGTCTTCCG GATTTTGAACTGATAATCATCATGTTGGTATTAGAG attaTTGGAATTGTTCTCTTCCTGCTGTGG aaattaaatacACATCATACATGGCCAACAAATCTAAAGCAGCCATTGATATCAAag ggaCTGTGGTCATATTCTAGACAAG TAACAATCGAAACCCAGAATATTGACAGGACTCTGAATTCTGGATCCAAATTTCTGGAAAAACTCTCAACACAACTAAGCAACAAGGGAATAAACCTCAGCACGAAAAAAGCTGAAATGTTTTCTTCCAATATGCTCATGGTTTTCTGTCCTGTTGTCTCTCGCATTGGGACTGATATTAAAGCAGCTCTTGAGGGTATACCTA CTGAGAAGAGAGTCATCTTAGTGGTTATGCACCACACACCAAATCCTAAACTTGTTATTAGTGACAGCAGAACGTATGTTGATAAACCAAATATTCTGGAAACAGTGGACTGCCTTTTCCATGAGCAAAATGGATTTTATGATTGCAACACTAATGTACAAGCAATTCAGAGTGTAAGTGGAGCACTTGAAAAAGTGTCAGGTGAATGCCCTCTGAAAGGTTAA
- the LOC120526126 gene encoding uncharacterized protein LOC120526126 isoform X2, with translation MCSLVLTIIMICLPDFELIIIMLVLEIIGIVLFLLWKLNTHHTWPTNLKQPLISKGLWSYSRQVTIETQNIDRTLNSGSKFLEKLSTQLSNKGINLSTKKAEMFSSNMLMVFCPVVSRIGTDIKAALEGIPTEKRVILVVMHHTPNPKLVISDSRTYVDKPNILETVDCLFHEQNGFYDCNTNVQAIQSVSGALEKVSGECPLKG, from the exons ATGTGTTCTCTG gtCCTTACAATAATCATGATATGTCTTCCG GATTTTGAACTGATAATCATCATGTTGGTATTAGAG attaTTGGAATTGTTCTCTTCCTGCTGTGG aaattaaatacACATCATACATGGCCAACAAATCTAAAGCAGCCATTGATATCAAag ggaCTGTGGTCATATTCTAGACAAG TAACAATCGAAACCCAGAATATTGACAGGACTCTGAATTCTGGATCCAAATTTCTGGAAAAACTCTCAACACAACTAAGCAACAAGGGAATAAACCTCAGCACGAAAAAAGCTGAAATGTTTTCTTCCAATATGCTCATGGTTTTCTGTCCTGTTGTCTCTCGCATTGGGACTGATATTAAAGCAGCTCTTGAGGGTATACCTA CTGAGAAGAGAGTCATCTTAGTGGTTATGCACCACACACCAAATCCTAAACTTGTTATTAGTGACAGCAGAACGTATGTTGATAAACCAAATATTCTGGAAACAGTGGACTGCCTTTTCCATGAGCAAAATGGATTTTATGATTGCAACACTAATGTACAAGCAATTCAGAGTGTAAGTGGAGCACTTGAAAAAGTGTCAGGTGAATGCCCTCTGAAAGGTTAA